In Lapillicoccus jejuensis, the DNA window GCAGGTCGCCCGACCGGCCCAGCCGCGCCGAGGGCTGGGTGTCGTGGGTCATGACGTCCCAGCCGAGGACGTCCCGGCGGGCGACGCCCACCTGCTCGGACAGCCACCCGACGACGTCGCCGGGCGCCTGCCCGAGCCCCCAGACCGGCGCGAGGTGGCGCTGGCGGTCGAGGGTGAGCCCGTCGTTGGCGGTGCGGTCGAGGTGGATGGCGAGCATGGCCACCCGCAGCAGCGGGTCGCTGCCGGTAAGCAGCCGGTGGCCGACCCCGCCCGGGGCCTCACGGTCGCGCACGGCGACCCGGCCCGAGAGGCCGAGGTCGCGGTCCAGCCAGGTCGGCAGCAGCGGGCCGCCGTAGACCTCGACGCCGAGCTGCTGCCAGCCCACGCACGAGGAGTCGGCGTTGGCCTTGAGGCGCAGGTTGGGGCTGTCGGTGTGCGCCGCGACGACGCGGAACGGACTCGACGGCGCGAGCTGCGCGTCGGTGCTCCACGCGACGAGCGACCCGCCGCGCACGAGGTAGAACCGGCCGGCGACGGTCGGGAACGGGTCGCTCTCGTCGACCCGGACGAAGCCGGCCTCCTCGAGCAGCCACCCCGCCTGCACGACGGCGTGGAACGGGGTCGGGGAGGCGTCGACGTACGCCATGAGGCCGGCGGCCTCGGTGTCGAGGTCGAACCGGGGGTCGAGCGACAGCGCCATGTCCCCGACTCTAGGGGCGGGCGGTGACGGTCAGTCGCCGGGGGCGACGGTGGGTGCCGCGACCGGGACGGTGTCCGGGTAGACGAGCCCGCTGCCGGTGTTGAGGACGAGCACCTCGTCGTCCTCCCCCAGCCAGCCGCTCGCCCGCAGCCGGCGCACGGCGCTCACCGTGGCCGCCCCCTCCGGCGAGGCGAAGAGGCCCTCGAGCTCGCCGACGAGCCGGAGGTCGGCGAGCAGCTCCGCGTCGTCGACGGCGACCGCGGTGCCGCCGCTGTCGCGCAGCGCGTGCAGGACGAGCCGGTCGCCCAGCGGCGCCGGGACGGTGATCCCGAAAGCCACGGTGCGCGGCGCGGCCCACGGCCGCACCTGCTCGGCGCCGGCGTCGAAGGCCTCGACGACCGGCGCGCAGCCGGTGGACTGGACGGCGACGAAGCGCGGCACGTCGCCCGTGACCCACCCCAGCTCGAGCAGCTCGTGGAACGCCTTGTGCATCCCGATGAGCCCCACCCCGCCGCCGGTGGGGTAGACGACGACGTCCGGCATCCGCCAGCCGAGCTGCTCGGCGACCTCGAGGGCCATCGTCTTCTTGCCCTCGATGCGGTACGGCTCCTTGAGGGTCGAGACGTCGGTGACCCCCTCCGGGCGGTGCCGGGCGAGCCAGCCGCCGGCCTCGCCGATGTGCCCGTCGACGAGGGTCAGCCGCGCCCCGGTCGCCGTCACCTCGACCCGCGTGACGGACGGCGCGTCGAGCGGCATGGCGACGTGCAGCGGCAGCCCGGCCCGGGCGGCGTACGCGGCCCACGCGGCCCCGGCGTTGCCGTTGGTCGGCATGGACAGCGCGGTGGCGCCGAGCTCGGCGGCGCGGGAGACGCCGACGGCCGCCCCGCGGGCCTTGAACGAGCCGGTGGGCAGCAGCCCCTCGTCCTTGACCAGCAGGCGCCGGACGCCGACCCGCTCCCCCACCCGGGGCAGCGGCAGCAGCGGGGTCATCCCCTCGCCGAGGGTGACCACGGCCCCGGGCGACTGCACGGGCAGCACCTCGTGGTAGCGCCACAGGTCGGGCGCCCGACCGGCGAGCGCGGACGGCGCGTAGCTCGCGCGCACCAGCCCGGCCAGGTCGTAGCGCACGAGCAGCGGGCTGCCGCAGGGGCACAGGCCCTGCAGGACGTGCGCGTCGAGCTGGCGCCCGCAGCGCGGGCACTCCAGGTGGCTGAGGGCGCTGTACGGCGCCCCGTCGGCGCCGTCAGCGGCGGGCGTCCTGGAGGTCGGCGGTGGGGTCGGCACCTCTCGATCCTGCCCCACCGGCGCGGCCGCGGCGCGCGCGGGCGACGCCGACGACGACCGCCAGCGCCGCCCCGACCAGCAGCGGGGTGGCACTGAGCCTGAGCAGCTCGCCGAGGTACGGCGCCCCGCCGGCGCGCAGGAAGTCCAGGGCCGGCTCGGCGACCCGACGGACCGCCTCGGACAGCGCGTCCGGGTAGCCGCTGCCGCGGCGCACGACACCCCAGCCGTAGACGAGGGCGAAGGCAAGCGTGCGCACCCCGAGGAAGAGCGCCACCGCGAGCACCCCGGTCGTGACGGCGCCGCCGACCCCGTGCGGTCGGGCCGGCCGGACCGAGAGGGCCGCGACGACGAGCCCGAGCGCGACCAGCCACACCGCGACGGCGTCCTGCGTGCCGACGGCGGCGACGAGCGCCAGGCCGAGCGCGCAGCGGCGTGGGCCGCGGCGCAGCAGCGTCCCCAGCAGCAGGCCGAGCGCCTGCCCCGGCAGGAAGAGGGCCAGCAGCACCACGCGCTCGAGGGGCACGCCCGGGGGCACCTCGACCAGCACCCAGAACAGCGCCGAGGCGGCGAGGAGCACGAGCAGCCGCGCCCACCAGTCGCGCACGACGAGCGCGGCGCCGAGGCCGGAGCCGGCCGAGCCGAGGACGACGAGGTAGCCGTAGATCAGCTGCACCGGCGGCAGCGCCCCGCCCAGCCCCCAGAAGCGCGAGCCCGGCCAGCCGCCGGCGGGGTACCAGACCAGGAGCCCCAGCAGCGCGCTCGCGACCCCCCACCACGCCGTACGGCGCCACGCGCCGCCCTCGTCCCGCCCGCGCAGCGGCTCCCCCGCGACCCCCGTCATGCCCGGGATCCTAGAGGGACGCCGGAAGGGCCCGGACCGGTGTCGGTCCGGGCCCCTCGCGGGTACCGCTGGTGCCGCCCTCAGGCGGCGGGTGTCACTTGCTGATCTTGGTGACGGTGCCCGCACCGACGGTGCGGCCGCCCTCGCGGATCGCGAACTTCAGGCCCTCCTCCATGGCGATCGGCTGGATCAGCTCGACGCGCATGTTGGTGTTGTCGCCCGGCATGACCATCTCGGTGCCCTCGGGGAGGTGCACGACGCCGGTCACGTCGGTGGTCCGGAAGTAGAACTGCGGACGGTAGTTGTCGTAGAACGGCGTGTGCCGGCCACCCTCGTCCTTGGACAGGATGTAGGCCTGCGCCTCGAACTCGGTGTGCGGGGTAATCGAGCCGGGCTTGACGACGACCTGGCCGCGCTCGACGTCCTCGCGCTTGGTGCCGCGCAGCAGGAGGCCGACGTTCTCGCCCGCACGACCCTCGTCGAGGAGCTTGCGGAACATCTCGATGCCGGTGACGGTCGTCTTGGCGGCCGGGCCGGTGTGGATGCCGACGATCTCGACCTCCTCGTTGACCTTGAGGATGCCGCGCTCGATCTTGCCGGTGACGACGGTGCCACGACCGGTGATCGTGAAGACGTCCTCGATCGGCATGAGGAAGGGCTGGTCGACGGCGCGCTCGGGCTCCGGGATCGCCGTGTCGCAGGCGTCCATGAGCTCGAGGACGGTCTTGCCCCACTCCTCGTCGCCCTCGAGCGCCTTGAGCGCCGAGACCTTGACGACCGGCAGGTCGTCGCCCGGGAAGTCGTAGGACGACAGCAGCTCGCGGACCTCCATCTCGACGAGCTCGAGGATCTCCTCGTCGTCGACCATGTCGGCCTTGTTGAGCGCCACGACGATGTAGGGGACGCCGACCTGGCGGGCCAGGAGGACGTGCTCCTTCGTCTGCGGCATCGGGCCGTCGGTCGCCGCGACCACGAGGATCGCGCCGTCCATCTGCGCCGCACCCGTGATCATGTTCTTCACGTAGTCGGCGTGGCCCGGGCAGTCGACGTGCGCGTAGTGGCGCTGCTCGGTCTGGTACTCGATGTGCGCGATCGAGATCGTGATGCCGCGCTGCTTCTCCTCAGGCGCCTTGTCGATGTCCTCGAAGGCGAACTGCGGGTTCAGCGTGGGGTACTTGTCGTGCAGGACCTTGGAGATCGCTGCCGTCAGCGTCGTCTTACCGTGGTCGATGTGACCGATGGTGCCGATGTTGACGTGCGGCTTGGTCCGCTCGAACTTTGCCTTCGCCACTGGGGTCCTCCTCAGGACTTTCTCGTTGACGCCCGAACCTCGGTGGGACGTGGCGCGTGTGGATCTCTTGCAGGTGGTACGTGGTGCCGCGGGGGGTCTCGCCCTCCGCTGCGGCCGTCCCGCCGGGATCGTTCCGGCGGGACAGCCTACGGGACGGACGGTCTCGTCACTCCCCGCGGGTCTTCTTGATGATCTCCTCGGCGACGGCGCGGGGCACCTCGGCGTAGGAGTCGAACTGCATGGAGTAGTTGGCCCGGCCCTGGGTCTTCGACCGCAGGTCGCCGACGTAGCCGAACATCTCCGACAGCGGGACGAGGCCCTTGACGACCT includes these proteins:
- a CDS encoding M18 family aminopeptidase, with amino-acid sequence MALSLDPRFDLDTEAAGLMAYVDASPTPFHAVVQAGWLLEEAGFVRVDESDPFPTVAGRFYLVRGGSLVAWSTDAQLAPSSPFRVVAAHTDSPNLRLKANADSSCVGWQQLGVEVYGGPLLPTWLDRDLGLSGRVAVRDREAPGGVGHRLLTGSDPLLRVAMLAIHLDRTANDGLTLDRQRHLAPVWGLGQAPGDVVGWLSEQVGVARRDVLGWDVMTHDTQPSARLGRSGDLLAAPRLDNLGTSYAGTRALVEAVAAPGDRPGHVPVLVLFDHEEVGSTSERGAQSTMLPTVLERVVASRGGGREDLLRALAGTVVASGDMSHATHPNWPERHEPSHHVRADGGPVLKLNAQLRYASDAMGAGAFRLACEQAGTPMQTYIHRTDLPCGSTVGPMTAAVTGALTVDVGAPMLSMHSCRELMAAHAVAPYAAALAAFLVPAR
- the tuf gene encoding elongation factor Tu, producing MAKAKFERTKPHVNIGTIGHIDHGKTTLTAAISKVLHDKYPTLNPQFAFEDIDKAPEEKQRGITISIAHIEYQTEQRHYAHVDCPGHADYVKNMITGAAQMDGAILVVAATDGPMPQTKEHVLLARQVGVPYIVVALNKADMVDDEEILELVEMEVRELLSSYDFPGDDLPVVKVSALKALEGDEEWGKTVLELMDACDTAIPEPERAVDQPFLMPIEDVFTITGRGTVVTGKIERGILKVNEEVEIVGIHTGPAAKTTVTGIEMFRKLLDEGRAGENVGLLLRGTKREDVERGQVVVKPGSITPHTEFEAQAYILSKDEGGRHTPFYDNYRPQFYFRTTDVTGVVHLPEGTEMVMPGDNTNMRVELIQPIAMEEGLKFAIREGGRTVGAGTVTKISK
- a CDS encoding threonine synthase codes for the protein MPTPPPTSRTPAADGADGAPYSALSHLECPRCGRQLDAHVLQGLCPCGSPLLVRYDLAGLVRASYAPSALAGRAPDLWRYHEVLPVQSPGAVVTLGEGMTPLLPLPRVGERVGVRRLLVKDEGLLPTGSFKARGAAVGVSRAAELGATALSMPTNGNAGAAWAAYAARAGLPLHVAMPLDAPSVTRVEVTATGARLTLVDGHIGEAGGWLARHRPEGVTDVSTLKEPYRIEGKKTMALEVAEQLGWRMPDVVVYPTGGGVGLIGMHKAFHELLELGWVTGDVPRFVAVQSTGCAPVVEAFDAGAEQVRPWAAPRTVAFGITVPAPLGDRLVLHALRDSGGTAVAVDDAELLADLRLVGELEGLFASPEGAATVSAVRRLRASGWLGEDDEVLVLNTGSGLVYPDTVPVAAPTVAPGD